TCACTACAATGTTCAACAGAACCAAAACACGCAACATGGGGACAGATACTGGCCTGCCTCTTCCCCCAGTATTACCAAAACCAGCAGCACTGACCCCTCGTCACTCCCCTATCAAAGCTCTGCATCTTACCCCAGGTCTCAGCTCCGCTCCAGCCCAAAGACTAACTCCAGCCCACGACACAGTCCCAGCTCCAGGTCCAGACTACAACTCTCATATCAGCGCTACAATTCTCAGGTAGTCTCTGTGATTCCTAAGGTCATCCATTTTTCACTTCTGTTTATTCCAGCTACCTACTTATGTACAGGTTTAGATCCTGCAGATCATTTGAAAGAAGATATTTTACTGACATTTCTAAGGTGTAATATAAAACTTTTTAATGCCTAAGACTGAAAACCTACCACAATATTTCACAGGTAATAGTGTTTTCTGATGTTGTGCTCCCTGCTATAAATTTCTATGTTGTACCTCTTAAAATTTTTACAGGTGATTTGGTTGGCAGGGTTACAACCGCAGTCATCACTCAGGTTATGAGTAAAtgtgccttttttctgtttagattttaggggtgtgtgtgtgagtgatctCAGAGTCACTTATGCATTTGGTTTTGAGTTATCTGCTTCCTTTGTCATCTTTCCACATAATGgaaagttcatttttatttaccaGACAACCATAGAGACCTGGTATGAAACAGAGATGTACATTTGAAACTGTCAGTGATGAGATCcccatctttgtgtgtctgcatgtgttgcAGGACTCTCTGGATGAACTCGAGATGGACGACTACTGGAAGGAGGTGGAGAATATCACTCactcaggaggaggagcagagaggggagaaagtggaggagaaggggaagttcaagaggaggagcagcagaaggttCCCGAGGGTAGGATACATCGTGCCGATGGATCTTCCCTCAGCTAAAACATTGGCAGCTTTATTCTTTATTTCGATCATTGCACCTTAGCGATATAAAGATTGAACTTGTGTGTGGTTGCAGATGTTGGATTGTGAACTATTGCACACATGAGCATGTAAAAGCTGTGCCATCTCTCCTACAGAGGAGAAATATACCCAGACTGACTTGCATCATAAGTTAtcattctttgtctttgtcgGTAACATTTTGTTGACACTCTGTAAGGCAGAAAACATCTGAAGGGTGATACTTGCAGCCATCTTGTGTCTCCTTGTGTCTGgttctttcctgtctctctttggCGTCATCCAAGTTCCTTTGAATCTCTTTATGGTCattctgtgtctctttgtggaAAATGTTCATATCTGTCCGCAATTTACTTCTCTTTTTATTCTTGccagactttatttttttaatttgcaggtGAAGTAAGACTCTGTGTTCTTGTAGTaattttttgtctctttttggaGACTTGATGAGGTGGTTTGAGGTGATAGTTGACATATAATGCCTGACAAAAATGGTGATAGCTAAGACTGGGCCTCTGCTCCCTTGTACATGACGGATGCAGttcttttgtatattttaatgacTCTGTTTATGAAGACTATTGTTCTCTGGCATAAACACACTCTTCCTGTAGATGGTATGTTCTCCAGTTCTATGTTTTCTCCTTTCCCTTTTGTCAACAACCAACCTGAAAAAGTCCCATTTGAATTTTTCCCTCTCATTGTTTCTGTTAGAAGGTGAGCAGGAGGAAGCGTGGCTTACACAGGCCGGGCTTGGACGACTGTTCGACGAGTCGTTGGCAGCTGACCAGGATCAGGTGTTGACCATCTATCACTTATTTTGTTTAAAGAGGCCTGGTTGAGAAGTTTGTTTTCGCTTTTGCAGTTCTAAACTTTGAATGAAATATCAGCAGTATCACACAGAAAAGAAGTGATAGATGTTTAGCTGACTGACATAATTGTGACTAATGACAGGAAGAAGACAATGCAGTGTTCCTGTCCACGCTAACCAGAACTCAGGCAGCAGCTGTTGAACGTCGCGTGACATCACTACAGCAGACGCTGCTAAGGCGACGTAACCGACAGCATGTTCCTGATGTGAGGGATATATTCAGACCTCTGGAAAAGGTTAGAAGACAAACACTAAGATTATAGATGTAGATGTGGTATCTGAaagccaaagaaataaaatttactGCTTTTTCCAACTCTTTTACTAGAAACCGACAGATTTAAGGAAGTATGAGATTAATGTCTATGTGCTTAATATAAAGCCAAACAGCCATTTGCTAAGATAAACAATAACATGTTAAAGTTAAACCAGCTATCCAGGCTGTCACAGCAAGAAAGTTTATTTCCCAAAAGTTGCAGCATTCCTATCAaatttgtgattattattttctatcCAGAATTGTGATAATTTGTGTCTCTAAATCTGTTGATGTGGTTGTGagggacaagaaaaaaaaattcagctgcTTGAtacaatctttttcttttttctgaattgCGGTTTCTACCGTAATACACAGATCTAACATTTCCCCATTTTTTTGGAACAGGAAGTGATTGCAACTTTGCCAACTTTGCAGTTGTTGTTACTTCTCCAGTATGGCCGTAATCAGGATCCAATTGGAAAACAGACTTTTATGAGCACCAAATCATAGttatgcaaaataaatttcttttatttccccaTGTGGGGTTGACTGGATTTATAATAAGCTGTTTTCATCTCATAGTCTTTCTATAGGCTTATTTACTTCCACCTTGATGAACATGTTGTCCACTAATTAACAGACAGGATAATATTTAACATGAAAAAATGTCCTGTGGAGAGTGTACTGTTTCAATAAGTGACCTGTTGAAAATTACAAATTGCACTGTATGCTGTACACTTATGTGtccctgtgttgtgttgtgtgctaCAGGATGAGCAACGTAGTAAAACCAAAgggggaaatgaaaatggacaaaaagATGTTGCTTCAGCAGGTATATGCAACATACTcccacagatacacacacacacacacacacactgagtcatAATGGAGAACAACTGAGACCCAAATGAACCCCTGCCTAGCAACTAGAAAACAGTCGTGATATAAAAAGCATAACAGTGAAGTATTTTGAAGATGCTGCCACAACACAATCATATTTCCATTGTAGGTCCAAACAACATTAGAACAATCTTGCCTATCTTTTCCTATATTGAAAttcaatgtaaaatgtaaatatccACTAGTATTGTATATAAAGATAGGGAACAGttccctttttctgtctttctgtcctccttacacaaacacaggaattaaaataaatgaaaacacactgtctgactgtctcATGCAGTTTATACatgttgtatttctttgtgtgtgtgtgtgtgtgtctcagcagAAATGGAGACAGAACTGAATGTTGAAGTGGCATTTTCAGAGCAAGCACTCACTTACAGGGACAATAAGCAGAGATTAAAGGTCACCACCAGGCCTCTTTCTCCTGACGACAAACTACCAGTGAGCCACAtacctgtacacacacacacacacacacacacacacaaaggctgtATACATACTCTTCCGTTCGTttccattctttcttttttttttttttggtaaggtACTCCTTATGTGTCTTTACTTGCACCGATTTCatacattgttttaaaaaagcCACTTTAAGTTGATTTTAGTATTGACAACTTATTCATTGTTGTGGGTGAATGACTAACAGAGACAGAGatctgacagtaaaaaaaaatcactgcactcaaaatttttttattgcattaatgTTTGTTGTACCAGAGGGGAACATGATTAGATTAACAAAGAACATAATTTATCTCAGTGTTGACTATGCAATAAATATGTACTTGTCTTACTGTGTTGTTTTGGCATCGTAGGGTAATAAAAACCGAAGTTAAAGAAGTCCAAGTAAtataaaatccaaaaacataCACTAGAATATAATGTACATAGTTATGTAGCCACATACAAACCACAACAATACATTTGACATATCCACTATGGCCAACAGGTTGTGTTGCGTATGAGCAGGAAGCGGAATTTGTGTGTCTAAGCAGTTTGAAACTTGGTAGGTTGTGACATCTAGTGGTTGAAGCTGTTATAACACTGACCTGCTGTTGGATGTTCTGAGTAAAGGTGTATTCACCACATACATTTCAGTTGATCCAGGCCACAGACATTCAGGATTCAGTGTAAAAGTTATGACAGTCAAACATAATTTGAGTCTTAGTTTCCTCCCCTACAGTCACTCGGGCCCATCTGTCTCCTAATCTCTTTGGGTTTCTCTTCTAGGACTTTAAGCTGCTGCGAGATAAAACAGGTCAGACCAGAATAGGAGATCTGTCTCCTCTGGATATGAAAAAGGTAAGTGACGCTATTGTGTGATGACATAATATGATTGTCTGTGGGcaggtgtctgtctgtgtttacatgTCAATTTTATTGTACCAATagtcttaaccctaaccctaaacttTCCAGTATTAGGAAAGTGAATAATTTCTGTTCAGTTTCTACATGCAGCTGTTCAGAACTCCCTACCTTTATGTTTTAATCTTCCAGGTGCGGAGACTGGCGCTTGTAGAGATGACTGCTCTGTTTGACACTGCTGGGATTGATCTGAAGGCATACAAAGCTGTTAAAGTTAAAGCTAAaggtgaacacaaacacaatataaacacagaaataaacaactgGCGAGGCTTTGGCTCTCCAGGTAAACACACTATGTCCGCAAAGCCtttagacatacacacacaagcagctaTATAACACCAAATAGTGCAAAACGTCTTTTACTGTCAACGTGTTCagataatttttgtgttttactctgtatttgtgcttgtgtgtgcagaaaGTGGTCTTTTTGCTGTTCCCCTCACTACTTTACTGGAACAGGACCAGAAGCGGGCTCCTGGGACCAAAGTGCCATTCATACTGCAGAGGGTGAGCACTCCAGCCAGTCACACTGTCAGTCATTGACTGTTCATTAGCAAATATATTCATAGTGATGATCATCTCCAGCAACATGCTGAAAGACCTTACTGAATTTCCAATATTAATCTCACAATTTCTTACTGACAATTACCATGAAACGCTGTGCTGTTATTGTTACACTTTCTTCTCCTGGGCTTTTTTATTAAGCATGTTCTTGCTCCTATTCTAGCTTATCAGTCATATTGAGGAGGAGGGATTAGACACAGAGGGGCTGCTACGGATCCCTGGAGCGGCCACTAGAGTCAAGGCTGGTTAAAatatttgacacacacacacaaatacagtaatgtttattaaaaataaaagtaaggGCTATTATTCTTTTACTGACTGTGTTGGGATGAAGTGACTTGATTCTGTCCCATATCCAGTCACTGTGCCAGGATCTCGAGTCCTCCTTCTATGATGGgatgtttcca
This genomic interval from Echeneis naucrates chromosome 24, fEcheNa1.1, whole genome shotgun sequence contains the following:
- the arhgap18 gene encoding rho GTPase-activating protein 18 isoform X1, which encodes MSRQEQQSQGVVLTRYHSNAELLPNTGPCAPSALDHEPPGPSRRTGHYNVQQNQNTQHGDRYWPASSPSITKTSSTDPSSLPYQSSASYPRSQLRSSPKTNSSPRHSPSSRSRLQLSYQRYNSQDSLDELEMDDYWKEVENITHSGGGAERGESGGEGEVQEEEQQKVPEEGEQEEAWLTQAGLGRLFDESLAADQDQEEDNAVFLSTLTRTQAAAVERRVTSLQQTLLRRRNRQHVPDVRDIFRPLEKDEQRSKTKGGNENGQKDVASAAEMETELNVEVAFSEQALTYRDNKQRLKVTTRPLSPDDKLPDFKLLRDKTGQTRIGDLSPLDMKKVRRLALVEMTALFDTAGIDLKAYKAVKVKAKESGLFAVPLTTLLEQDQKRAPGTKVPFILQRLISHIEEEGLDTEGLLRIPGAATRVKSLCQDLESSFYDGMFPWQQLKQHDAASLLKLFIRELPHPLLTVQYLSAFIAVNKLPTKKQQLHALNLLVLLLPESSRDTLKALVEFFQRVIDHQAKNKMTLNNVSVVMAPNIFMFKGFRSKVTEQQEFSMATSTANIVRLLIRYQNLLWTIPKFIVTQVRHQNMESQRKQNKERAVRKLLKKITTDKPSDKAILENQESSDGFIRVHAPQFSKVSMAVQLTPELLAADVLTRFISHDRSVTVKREELSLYEIGGNIKERCLDGETYMKDLFQLNPTAEWVIKAVQRWT
- the arhgap18 gene encoding rho GTPase-activating protein 18 isoform X2, translated to MSRQEQQSQGVVLTRYHSNAELLPNTGPCAPSALDHEPPGPSRRTGHYNVQQNQNTQHGDRYWPASSPSITKTSSTDPSSLPYQSSASYPRSQLRSSPKTNSSPRHSPSSRSRLQLSYQRYNSQDSLDELEMDDYWKEVENITHSGGGAERGESGGEGEVQEEEQQKVPEEGEQEEAWLTQAGLGRLFDESLAADQDQEEDNAVFLSTLTRTQAAAVERRVTSLQQTLLRRRNRQHVPDVRDIFRPLEKDEQRSKTKGGNENGQKDVASAEMETELNVEVAFSEQALTYRDNKQRLKVTTRPLSPDDKLPDFKLLRDKTGQTRIGDLSPLDMKKVRRLALVEMTALFDTAGIDLKAYKAVKVKAKESGLFAVPLTTLLEQDQKRAPGTKVPFILQRLISHIEEEGLDTEGLLRIPGAATRVKSLCQDLESSFYDGMFPWQQLKQHDAASLLKLFIRELPHPLLTVQYLSAFIAVNKLPTKKQQLHALNLLVLLLPESSRDTLKALVEFFQRVIDHQAKNKMTLNNVSVVMAPNIFMFKGFRSKVTEQQEFSMATSTANIVRLLIRYQNLLWTIPKFIVTQVRHQNMESQRKQNKERAVRKLLKKITTDKPSDKAILENQESSDGFIRVHAPQFSKVSMAVQLTPELLAADVLTRFISHDRSVTVKREELSLYEIGGNIKERCLDGETYMKDLFQLNPTAEWVIKAVQRWT